One genomic window of Mucilaginibacter sp. SJ includes the following:
- a CDS encoding family 43 glycosylhydrolase has translation MHKLQLTVFLFWYMCLAVLNSSAQQQSATVPGNGNPIIPGYFADPTVRRFGDTYYIYATTDGNGGGHGPSQVWTSKDFVNWAMHDMNWPTSNYYWAPDVINGNDGKYYMYYCQPVDIYGASSASPTGPWTPLLPDGKSMIPNYFIPGVITLDGQTFKDDDGKIYMFWGTWGIYPDHGCGVGLLNADMHTFAKTAKIPNTIAKDFFEAPFMFKRKGIYYFTYSSGLCEDSTYRVQYAISKTGPMGPFEFGKNSPVLSTNADGTIHGPGHESVVQVGDDFYMVYHRHNNPHSNGGYHRQVCADKIGFDAEGNIEKIVPTHLGVGLLGKSTINAPDEAYQKKVTASSFYNENYKPSFAVDNNNGTLWKPADNSRRPAWITIDLGAIKTVQQVLTQFEYATWYYQYLVESSEDGKTWKLFADRRENKQHGSPMVDSGNSLARFIRLTITGTEYPGLYKAIWNVKVYGERVVTGNIDSADKKEISKAVVPNEKEGLLVNLNADNFQAGEAVTQWANKGALSGNFTANGKPPVIDIIAGKKALLFNGTQSLESTVAVTRSLAGNNSYTVSYEVYADLIKDENPVLSWTNGESDHRSATFGYGSNRTTGAVQHFGVSDFQYKTMPAAGKWHQVVVTFDGSFEKLFVDGELNNTENKMLFLQLADKFIIGAKTNRSAYFLGAISSLKIYNQSLADSVIKQWALHPAKSDIALYLDAAKLNYGPLQKWTNNGDAGGAFQSADGQGAEVTDIAGKIAVNFDGKSPIIFDSDLAVNNKEGYSLALSVYQSTSMQKGSIFRSQSLKEPFINAGKYLRVGQWHYVIKTVSGNIAKLYVDGALISTVLNTDKLTGKLLLGDGFNGAVSNLVIYKHSLSSAEIKQLSLGWKQNYHPSVVGSFAFKAAPKAVTPGMVEMEAPEYASVKSNLQYNFINETDNSKSSGWQADPHYISYGLAADKNYSYSFKVKDNYGNVSSKTVALPVSTASILFNAVADGFTINRDFVTNGVTGTIWNGLIGGDKPENKVSISDSLLTLESKGSNWDGNLPYGPFLYHNVSGDFVAEVEVVDVSGLKEKKVAGNSDMGLMVRKAKQPGTEGSENLIQNSIFPAWNCGNMLTNFKTGDRMQANTQTGWNYNRYLQIQKSGDVFYIRSSSDGIRWADLPGSPVVRPDLNGGDLQIGLYHSTYGPHRSYVKFSNFKLISKK, from the coding sequence ATGCATAAACTTCAATTAACGGTTTTTCTTTTCTGGTATATGTGTTTGGCTGTTTTAAACAGTTCTGCACAGCAACAATCAGCAACAGTGCCGGGTAATGGTAATCCCATTATTCCCGGCTACTTTGCCGACCCAACTGTACGCAGGTTTGGCGATACCTACTACATTTATGCTACCACCGATGGCAACGGCGGCGGGCACGGTCCATCACAGGTTTGGACATCCAAAGATTTTGTGAACTGGGCCATGCATGATATGAACTGGCCAACCTCCAATTATTATTGGGCCCCGGATGTTATCAATGGTAACGATGGTAAGTATTACATGTACTACTGCCAGCCGGTTGATATTTACGGCGCGTCGTCAGCAAGCCCTACCGGGCCGTGGACGCCCTTACTGCCCGATGGCAAATCAATGATTCCTAACTATTTTATCCCGGGCGTGATCACACTGGATGGGCAAACCTTTAAAGATGACGACGGTAAAATCTATATGTTTTGGGGTACCTGGGGCATTTATCCGGATCATGGTTGTGGTGTAGGGTTGTTAAACGCAGATATGCACACCTTTGCCAAAACAGCAAAGATCCCCAATACCATTGCTAAAGATTTTTTTGAAGCGCCTTTCATGTTTAAACGCAAGGGCATCTATTATTTTACCTATTCATCCGGACTATGCGAAGACTCCACCTACCGGGTTCAATACGCCATCAGTAAAACCGGACCGATGGGGCCATTTGAGTTCGGCAAAAACAGCCCGGTGCTGAGTACCAATGCTGATGGAACTATTCACGGACCGGGCCATGAGTCGGTAGTGCAGGTTGGGGATGATTTTTATATGGTGTATCATCGCCATAATAACCCGCACTCCAACGGGGGCTATCACCGGCAGGTTTGCGCGGATAAGATCGGGTTTGATGCCGAAGGCAATATTGAAAAGATTGTTCCTACCCATCTTGGAGTTGGGCTATTAGGAAAAAGTACTATTAATGCTCCCGACGAAGCTTATCAAAAAAAGGTGACAGCCTCATCTTTTTACAACGAAAATTATAAGCCATCATTTGCGGTTGATAACAATAACGGCACCTTATGGAAACCTGCCGATAACAGTCGCAGGCCGGCTTGGATCACCATCGATTTAGGTGCGATAAAGACCGTGCAGCAGGTGTTAACGCAATTTGAATACGCCACCTGGTACTATCAATACCTGGTAGAATCATCGGAAGATGGCAAAACCTGGAAACTGTTTGCCGACAGAAGAGAGAACAAACAACATGGTTCGCCGATGGTAGATTCAGGAAATTCCCTGGCCCGCTTTATCCGCTTAACAATTACCGGAACGGAATATCCTGGGTTATACAAAGCTATTTGGAACGTGAAAGTTTATGGTGAACGGGTAGTAACCGGAAATATTGATTCTGCCGATAAAAAGGAAATATCAAAGGCTGTAGTTCCAAACGAAAAAGAAGGTTTATTGGTAAACCTAAATGCCGATAATTTTCAGGCCGGCGAAGCGGTTACTCAATGGGCCAATAAAGGTGCCTTGAGCGGTAATTTTACTGCGAATGGTAAACCGCCGGTTATCGATATTATAGCGGGTAAAAAGGCACTGTTGTTTAACGGTACGCAATCACTTGAATCAACGGTAGCTGTAACCCGTTCACTTGCAGGTAACAACAGTTATACGGTATCGTATGAGGTTTATGCCGATTTGATAAAAGATGAAAACCCGGTACTAAGCTGGACAAACGGCGAATCAGATCACCGCAGTGCTACTTTCGGTTACGGCAGCAACCGTACCACCGGTGCGGTGCAGCATTTTGGCGTTTCTGACTTTCAATACAAAACGATGCCCGCCGCGGGGAAATGGCACCAGGTAGTAGTTACGTTTGATGGATCGTTCGAAAAGCTGTTTGTCGACGGAGAGTTGAACAATACAGAAAACAAAATGCTGTTTCTGCAGCTTGCAGATAAGTTCATCATCGGTGCTAAAACAAATCGTTCTGCTTATTTTTTAGGTGCTATTTCTTCTCTTAAAATTTATAATCAATCGCTGGCCGATAGTGTGATAAAGCAATGGGCTTTACATCCTGCAAAGTCAGATATTGCCCTTTACCTCGATGCCGCAAAACTTAACTATGGCCCGCTTCAAAAATGGACTAACAACGGCGATGCAGGCGGAGCTTTTCAATCTGCTGATGGACAAGGCGCAGAAGTAACCGATATTGCAGGTAAGATAGCCGTTAACTTTGATGGCAAAAGTCCAATCATATTTGATAGCGACCTTGCTGTGAATAACAAAGAAGGTTACAGCTTAGCATTAAGCGTTTATCAAAGCACATCAATGCAAAAGGGCTCGATATTTAGATCTCAATCGTTGAAAGAGCCTTTCATCAACGCAGGTAAATATTTAAGAGTGGGCCAATGGCACTACGTTATAAAAACTGTTAGCGGAAATATCGCTAAATTATATGTAGATGGTGCTTTGATTTCAACAGTGTTAAATACAGATAAGCTCACCGGTAAGCTCTTGTTGGGCGATGGTTTTAATGGCGCAGTATCTAATCTTGTGATCTATAAACATAGCTTATCATCAGCAGAAATTAAACAATTGAGCCTGGGTTGGAAACAGAATTATCACCCGTCTGTAGTAGGTTCGTTTGCGTTTAAAGCCGCACCGAAAGCTGTAACACCCGGTATGGTTGAAATGGAGGCACCTGAATATGCTTCTGTAAAATCAAACCTGCAGTACAATTTTATCAATGAGACAGACAACAGCAAATCAAGCGGCTGGCAGGCTGATCCGCATTATATCAGTTATGGGCTTGCAGCCGATAAAAATTATAGCTACTCTTTTAAAGTTAAGGACAATTATGGTAATGTAAGTTCAAAAACTGTGGCATTGCCTGTAAGTACGGCTTCGATCTTATTTAATGCTGTTGCAGATGGGTTTACAATTAATAGAGACTTTGTGACTAATGGCGTAACCGGCACTATATGGAATGGTTTGATAGGCGGGGACAAGCCGGAGAATAAAGTATCTATCAGTGATAGTTTGCTTACGTTGGAATCAAAAGGTTCAAACTGGGATGGTAACCTGCCTTATGGGCCATTTTTATACCACAATGTTTCAGGCGATTTCGTAGCCGAAGTGGAAGTAGTTGATGTTAGCGGTTTGAAAGAAAAAAAGGTTGCCGGCAACAGCGATATGGGTTTAATGGTACGTAAAGCAAAACAACCCGGTACTGAAGGAAGCGAAAACCTCATCCAGAACAGTATTTTCCCAGCCTGGAATTGCGGCAATATGCTCACCAACTTTAAAACCGGCGACCGTATGCAAGCCAATACCCAAACAGGCTGGAATTATAACCGCTACCTGCAGATCCAAAAATCGGGCGATGTATTTTATATCAGGAGCAGTAGTGACGGCATACGCTGGGCTGATTTGCCCGGAAGCCCGGTTGTTAGGCCTGATTTAAACGGCGGCGATTTGCAGATAGGGCTTTATCACAGTACCTATGGCCCGCACCGTTCATATGTTAAATTCTCCAATTTTAAACTCATCTCAAAGAAATAA
- a CDS encoding S9 family peptidase, with product MTRYHQYLLLAFFLVAAGKSADAQQKATPYYPTHAEVLQNYKAADALDSALKKIPLVTGIRPNWQAGGNEFWYGKKIANNQTAYVLVNPEKGTKKTIFESGQLSNEVSKATGKPVKDGGFRIEDMFFSADKKQATFKTGGTWLKCDLGTLQCIKTTDTVHQSYDNEKPLQERHYRWEGVSADSVSPDKQWSAFVKGGNIIVKSLKNSTEIKLTTDGNLDKPYGELTWSPDSKHIVGYRIDPKKTKEVYYLLSSVPGTTRAVLKSHEYDQPGDEFTSYQQYIFNIADKSAIKTNAEKIDFFGAPRLHWRDGNSRYFTYEKADRGHQRFRVIEVDVTNGKTRNIIDEKTNTFIYEQRIYTYYASKTHEVVWVTEKDGWRHIYLVDELSGKEKLVTKGDWVVRDIDSVDVKKRQIWFKGSGKNVGEDPYFMHYYRIGFDGKNLVDLTPEKGNHSLSFSPDRKYYIDTYSEVNVAPRIVIKNTADLKTVMELEHADLTGLLATGVKLPEVFVAKARDGKTDIWGVVYRPANMDPNKGYPVIENIYAGPQDSFVPKSFSVVNEMQSIAQLGFIVVQMDGMGTANRSKAFHDVCWHNLADAGFADRILWMQALAAKYPQVDISRIGVYGTSAGGQNSAGALLFHPEFYKAAVSACGCHDNRIDKQWWNEQWMGYPVGPHYEQQSNITNAGKLQGDLMLIVGEADNNVPPESTFRFADALIKNNKMFDLLVVPGMGHSDGGPYGRKKKRDFFVKHLLNAEPPARNTDELAHN from the coding sequence ATGACAAGATACCACCAATACTTACTGTTAGCCTTTTTTTTAGTAGCCGCGGGTAAATCAGCCGATGCACAACAAAAAGCTACTCCATATTATCCCACCCACGCGGAAGTACTGCAAAACTATAAAGCCGCCGATGCGCTTGATTCTGCCTTAAAAAAGATTCCGCTTGTTACCGGCATCAGGCCCAACTGGCAGGCAGGAGGTAATGAATTCTGGTACGGTAAAAAGATTGCCAACAATCAAACAGCTTATGTTTTGGTTAACCCTGAAAAAGGAACAAAGAAAACCATTTTTGAAAGCGGCCAGCTAAGTAATGAGGTAAGCAAAGCAACAGGCAAGCCTGTAAAAGATGGCGGCTTCCGTATTGAAGATATGTTTTTTAGTGCCGATAAAAAGCAGGCAACATTTAAAACAGGCGGTACCTGGCTTAAGTGCGATTTGGGCACATTGCAATGCATTAAAACTACTGATACGGTACATCAAAGTTATGATAACGAGAAGCCGCTGCAGGAACGCCATTACCGTTGGGAAGGTGTTAGCGCCGATTCTGTATCGCCAGATAAACAATGGAGTGCCTTTGTTAAAGGCGGAAACATCATCGTTAAATCGCTAAAAAACTCAACCGAAATCAAGTTGACCACCGATGGTAATTTAGATAAGCCTTACGGCGAACTTACCTGGTCGCCGGATAGCAAGCATATTGTCGGTTATCGCATCGACCCTAAAAAAACTAAAGAGGTTTATTATCTGCTGAGCTCGGTGCCGGGCACCACGCGGGCGGTGTTGAAATCGCATGAGTATGATCAGCCTGGCGATGAGTTTACCTCGTATCAGCAATATATATTTAACATCGCTGACAAAAGCGCGATAAAAACCAATGCCGAAAAGATCGACTTTTTTGGTGCGCCGCGATTGCATTGGCGCGATGGTAACAGTCGCTATTTTACTTATGAAAAGGCAGATCGTGGGCACCAGCGTTTCAGGGTTATTGAGGTAGATGTTACCAACGGCAAAACCCGCAACATCATTGATGAAAAAACAAACACTTTTATTTATGAGCAAAGGATTTACACTTATTACGCCTCAAAAACGCATGAGGTAGTATGGGTAACCGAAAAAGACGGCTGGCGTCATATTTACCTGGTTGATGAATTGAGCGGTAAAGAAAAACTGGTAACCAAAGGGGATTGGGTAGTACGCGATATTGATAGTGTTGATGTTAAGAAAAGACAGATTTGGTTTAAGGGGAGCGGTAAAAATGTCGGCGAAGATCCTTATTTTATGCACTATTACCGCATTGGCTTTGATGGTAAAAATCTGGTTGATCTCACCCCCGAAAAAGGTAACCACAGCCTAAGCTTTTCGCCAGATAGAAAGTATTACATCGATACTTATTCAGAAGTTAATGTTGCTCCCCGCATTGTGATTAAAAACACAGCCGACCTGAAAACGGTTATGGAACTTGAACATGCTGATTTGACCGGTCTTTTAGCTACTGGTGTTAAACTGCCTGAAGTATTTGTTGCCAAAGCAAGGGATGGCAAAACCGATATCTGGGGTGTAGTTTATCGCCCGGCAAACATGGACCCTAACAAAGGCTATCCGGTAATTGAAAATATTTATGCTGGTCCGCAGGATTCATTTGTACCTAAAAGCTTTTCTGTTGTTAATGAAATGCAAAGTATAGCCCAACTGGGTTTTATTGTGGTGCAAATGGATGGCATGGGTACGGCCAACCGCTCAAAGGCTTTTCATGATGTATGCTGGCATAACCTTGCTGATGCTGGTTTTGCCGATCGTATTTTATGGATGCAGGCGCTTGCTGCCAAATATCCACAGGTTGATATCAGCAGGATAGGCGTTTACGGAACATCAGCAGGCGGGCAAAATTCGGCGGGAGCCTTGTTGTTTCATCCTGAATTTTATAAAGCCGCGGTATCTGCATGTGGCTGTCATGATAATCGCATTGATAAACAGTGGTGGAATGAGCAGTGGATGGGCTATCCTGTTGGGCCGCATTACGAGCAGCAATCAAACATCACTAACGCTGGTAAATTGCAGGGCGATTTGATGCTGATAGTAGGTGAAGCTGATAACAATGTGCCGCCTGAATCAACCTTCCGTTTTGCGGATGCGTTGATCAAAAACAATAAAATGTTCGACCTGCTGGTGGTGCCGGGTATGGGCCATAGCGATGGCGGTCCTTACGGTCGTAAAAAGAAACGGGACTTTTTTGTAAAGCACCTGCTTAACGCAGAGCCGCCTGCAAGAAACACGGATGAGTTAGCACATAATTAA
- a CDS encoding aminopeptidase P family protein, giving the protein MKLQLFDQQVYVQRRNVLKQSMGANGIIVLLGNEDSSMNYKDNTYLFRQDSSFLYYFGLDVAGLAAIIDTDTGEEVIFGNDLTIDDIVWTGTLPSVSEMAALVGVSQTRPYADIKHYIHKAVTGSRPVHILPPYRPENKIKLADWLNTSLEDVAGRVSLQLVKAIIAQRVIKTPLEVAEIEKAVSISVDMELAVMKYARPGIREYELVAKAHEVAIANDSRLGYPAIITKHGQTLHTHYYGNILEEGDMVLSDIGAENAMHYGGDLTRTFPVGKQFSTRQRELYDVVLNSMDHAISMLKPGVSYKDVHLQACQKLAEGLKAVNLMKGDPAEAVAAGAHAMFFQCGLGHMLGMDTHDMEDLGEQYVGYTDTLKKETAVFGLKSLRLGRELEAGYVLTVEPGIYIIPELIDRWQAEKKFTEFINYDVLNTYRDFGGIRIEDNFLITDTGNQLLGKYLPKSREEIEVLRG; this is encoded by the coding sequence ATGAAACTTCAACTTTTTGATCAGCAGGTTTACGTACAGCGCCGCAATGTTTTAAAACAGAGCATGGGTGCCAACGGTATCATCGTTTTGTTAGGGAACGAGGATAGCAGCATGAACTATAAAGACAATACCTACCTGTTTAGGCAGGATAGCAGCTTTTTATATTATTTCGGACTTGATGTAGCTGGTTTAGCAGCTATCATTGACACCGATACCGGCGAAGAGGTGATCTTCGGTAATGACCTTACCATTGATGATATTGTCTGGACAGGTACTTTGCCATCTGTTAGTGAAATGGCCGCGCTGGTTGGCGTTTCGCAAACAAGGCCTTATGCCGATATAAAGCATTATATTCATAAGGCGGTTACCGGCAGTCGCCCGGTTCATATTTTGCCGCCTTATCGCCCGGAAAATAAAATCAAACTGGCTGATTGGTTAAATACCAGTCTGGAAGATGTGGCCGGTCGTGTTTCATTGCAACTGGTAAAAGCGATTATAGCCCAAAGGGTGATCAAAACTCCGCTTGAGGTTGCCGAGATAGAGAAAGCCGTATCCATAAGCGTTGACATGGAACTGGCAGTAATGAAATATGCCCGTCCGGGTATCAGGGAGTATGAACTGGTTGCTAAAGCACATGAAGTGGCTATTGCTAATGATTCTCGCTTGGGCTATCCGGCAATCATCACCAAACACGGTCAAACACTGCACACGCACTATTACGGCAATATCCTGGAAGAGGGTGATATGGTACTGAGCGATATTGGTGCCGAAAATGCCATGCACTACGGAGGAGACCTTACCCGTACCTTCCCGGTAGGCAAGCAGTTCAGTACCCGCCAAAGGGAGTTGTATGATGTGGTTTTAAATTCAATGGATCATGCCATCAGTATGCTGAAACCAGGTGTAAGCTATAAAGATGTGCACCTGCAAGCCTGCCAGAAACTGGCCGAAGGCCTGAAAGCCGTAAACCTGATGAAAGGTGACCCGGCAGAGGCTGTTGCAGCCGGAGCACATGCCATGTTTTTTCAATGCGGCTTAGGTCATATGCTGGGCATGGATACCCATGATATGGAAGATTTGGGTGAGCAATATGTGGGTTATACCGATACCTTGAAAAAGGAAACTGCTGTTTTCGGTCTAAAATCATTAAGGTTAGGCCGCGAACTGGAAGCCGGTTATGTGCTTACAGTTGAGCCAGGTATTTATATCATTCCGGAATTGATTGATCGCTGGCAGGCCGAAAAGAAATTCACGGAGTTTATTAATTACGATGTGCTGAATACCTATCGTGATTTCGGCGGCATTCGTATTGAGGATAACTTTTTGATAACCGATACCGGCAACCAGCTATTAGGTAAATATTTGCCTAAGTCCCGTGAGGAGATTGAGGTGTTGAGAGGATAG
- a CDS encoding aldehyde dehydrogenase (NADP(+)) yields the protein MANNFKEESVEEINIIMQQSQSAFGAYQKTSAEQKALFLEAIADEIEATGDALLQKASEETNLPLPRLTGERARTTGQLRMFAGMLREGSWVEASIDTALPNRQPLPRPDLRKMLVPVGPVVVFGASNFPFAYSTAGGDTASALGAGCSVVVKAHPAHAETSEMVYQAIKKAIVSSNMPEHVFQHVHGTSFESGKALVQADDTAAVGFTGSTVGGLALLQYSSERKKPIPVFSEMGSINPVIFLPDTLNKNAADLAAQYAGSITLGVGQFCTNPGLMLAVEGEGLDNFYKLLGNGIEGIKPAKMLHAGIHSAYEKKSHAALEQSGVSNIVKSATEAIDIEAQPTIALVSAETFLENHLLHEEVFGPYSLMVACKDEQELIKVLKSVSGQLTTTVMGTDEDFAGHPNLLQLLPSIAGRVLFNGVPTGVEVCASMVHGGPFPATTDSRFTAVGINAAKRWVRPVCYQNCPDALLPLALQQANPTNIWRLFDGEWKK from the coding sequence ATGGCTAACAACTTTAAAGAGGAAAGCGTTGAAGAAATAAATATCATTATGCAGCAATCGCAAAGCGCGTTTGGGGCTTATCAAAAAACAAGTGCCGAACAAAAGGCCCTGTTTTTAGAAGCTATTGCTGATGAAATAGAAGCAACAGGTGATGCCCTGCTGCAAAAAGCATCCGAAGAAACTAATCTTCCGTTGCCACGTTTAACCGGCGAGCGCGCCCGTACCACAGGTCAGCTGCGCATGTTTGCAGGAATGCTGCGCGAGGGAAGCTGGGTTGAGGCCAGTATTGATACCGCCCTGCCCAACAGGCAGCCATTACCTCGCCCGGATCTCCGAAAAATGCTTGTCCCCGTGGGACCAGTTGTTGTTTTTGGCGCAAGTAATTTCCCATTCGCGTATTCAACCGCTGGTGGCGATACGGCAAGCGCGTTGGGTGCGGGTTGTTCTGTAGTGGTAAAAGCTCACCCAGCCCACGCCGAAACTTCTGAAATGGTTTACCAGGCTATTAAAAAAGCTATTGTAAGCAGTAATATGCCAGAGCATGTTTTTCAACATGTACACGGTACCTCGTTTGAAAGCGGCAAAGCTTTGGTGCAGGCGGATGATACCGCTGCTGTTGGCTTTACCGGTTCAACCGTTGGTGGTTTGGCTTTGCTGCAATATTCATCGGAACGCAAAAAGCCTATCCCGGTATTTTCAGAAATGGGCAGTATTAACCCGGTTATATTTTTGCCGGATACTTTAAATAAAAACGCTGCCGATTTGGCTGCGCAATATGCCGGCTCCATTACTTTGGGTGTTGGTCAGTTTTGTACCAATCCGGGCTTGATGCTGGCTGTAGAAGGTGAGGGCCTTGATAATTTCTATAAGCTGTTGGGCAATGGCATTGAAGGCATTAAACCAGCCAAAATGTTGCATGCCGGTATCCATTCGGCTTACGAAAAAAAGAGCCATGCGGCTTTGGAGCAAAGTGGCGTAAGCAACATAGTTAAATCAGCCACAGAGGCTATTGACATCGAGGCACAGCCAACCATCGCCCTGGTAAGCGCCGAAACTTTCCTTGAAAATCATTTATTGCATGAAGAGGTGTTTGGCCCATATTCATTAATGGTAGCTTGTAAAGACGAACAGGAACTGATCAAAGTTTTAAAATCGGTATCGGGACAACTCACTACTACGGTAATGGGTACCGACGAGGATTTTGCAGGCCATCCAAATTTATTACAATTATTGCCTTCAATTGCAGGCAGGGTACTGTTTAACGGTGTACCAACAGGTGTTGAGGTTTGCGCAAGCATGGTGCATGGCGGTCCGTTCCCGGCCACTACCGATAGCCGTTTTACAGCGGTAGGTATCAATGCAGCTAAGCGATGGGTACGCCCGGTTTGCTACCAAAACTGCCCGGATGCTTTGTTGCCTTTAGCTTTACAACAGGCCAACCCAACAAATATCTGGCGTTTGTTTGATGGCGAATGGAAGAAATAG
- a CDS encoding putative Ig domain-containing protein, protein MKKILSLLWLLTIAIAAFAQNGNFIKLSTAKFSTGNDVAWKEAGFNDANWKNIKVGDVWQEQGYPDYHGFAWYRIHVVIPSSLKKQAVWGDSLRVFLAHVNDVDETYFNGKLIGKTGAFPEDKGGYVSKWPAVRNYCVAANDPAIKWDAENIIAIKVYDGGGSGGIFMGSPYIDILEKFDGIVFTQTDISFLPNAKSVRKLTVGNSFKTNITGKFHYRIVDEVTEKTIAEKTIAANLPSLGKETYTLTFPHREGIKLLYEFTETASGKTKTFAEIAPYLLTPKASLKPMINSASVLGVHPGSPVLHKIAASGQNPLTYTVRNLPQGLALDSKTGIITGVAPQAGNYKVSVSVSNNLGKSERTFTIKSSKLLALTPPMGWNSWNCWGLNVSDEKVRLSAKAMVDKGLAEYGWNSINVDDGWQAPERKQDGEIAANEKFPDMKALGAHLHQQGLKFGIYSSPGAKTCGGYLGSLGHEGQDAATYFNWGVDYLKYDLCSYSDQTAGDTTLFAQQKPYMVMRDELSKQPRDIIYSICQYGIKDVWKWGAQLNGNLWRTTEDITDTWESLYGIGFSQTNNAAYAGPGGWNDPDMLILGRVGWGENLHQTNLTPYEQYTHMSLWSLLSAPLLIGCDMDKLDDFTLNLLKNREVIAIDQDVAGKQAERMINDKQIQVWVKQLADGSKAIGIFNLGEKYAKYDLQFKSIKLSKAKTVRDIWQQKDLAKNASSVSCNIPPHGVRFYKLM, encoded by the coding sequence ATGAAAAAGATCTTATCGCTGCTGTGGCTTTTAACTATCGCCATAGCAGCTTTCGCTCAAAACGGAAATTTTATTAAGCTGAGCACTGCAAAGTTCTCTACCGGGAATGATGTCGCCTGGAAAGAAGCCGGCTTCAACGATGCCAATTGGAAAAATATTAAAGTTGGCGATGTATGGCAGGAGCAGGGCTACCCGGACTATCACGGCTTTGCCTGGTATCGCATCCATGTGGTTATCCCATCTTCATTAAAAAAGCAGGCAGTTTGGGGAGATAGTTTGCGGGTGTTTCTTGCGCATGTTAATGATGTTGATGAAACTTATTTTAACGGCAAATTGATTGGTAAAACGGGCGCTTTTCCCGAAGATAAGGGCGGTTATGTGAGCAAGTGGCCTGCTGTGCGTAATTATTGCGTAGCGGCAAATGATCCGGCTATTAAGTGGGATGCGGAAAATATCATAGCCATAAAAGTTTACGATGGCGGCGGCTCGGGCGGTATTTTTATGGGAAGCCCTTATATTGACATACTGGAGAAATTTGACGGTATTGTTTTCACCCAAACAGACATCAGCTTTTTACCCAACGCGAAGTCTGTTCGGAAATTAACTGTAGGGAATAGCTTTAAAACCAATATCACTGGTAAGTTTCATTACAGGATAGTTGACGAAGTGACCGAAAAGACAATCGCCGAAAAAACAATCGCTGCTAACCTTCCATCCCTGGGCAAAGAAACTTATACGCTTACCTTCCCGCACCGCGAAGGTATCAAACTGCTTTACGAGTTTACCGAAACAGCATCCGGCAAGACCAAAACCTTTGCCGAAATAGCGCCGTATTTGCTTACTCCTAAAGCATCTTTAAAGCCAATGATTAATAGCGCTTCGGTTTTAGGCGTTCATCCCGGTTCACCCGTACTTCACAAAATTGCTGCAAGCGGGCAAAATCCGTTAACATATACAGTTAGGAATCTGCCGCAAGGTTTAGCGCTTGATAGTAAAACAGGGATTATAACCGGGGTAGCACCTCAAGCAGGAAATTATAAAGTATCTGTTTCGGTAAGCAACAATTTAGGAAAAAGCGAACGAACCTTTACTATTAAATCGAGCAAATTATTAGCACTTACCCCACCCATGGGCTGGAACAGCTGGAATTGCTGGGGATTAAATGTAAGTGATGAAAAGGTAAGGCTTTCGGCTAAAGCTATGGTTGATAAGGGGCTTGCTGAATACGGGTGGAACTCGATCAACGTTGACGATGGTTGGCAGGCTCCTGAAAGAAAACAGGACGGAGAAATAGCCGCAAACGAAAAGTTTCCGGATATGAAAGCCCTTGGTGCGCACCTGCATCAACAGGGATTAAAATTTGGCATTTATTCATCGCCGGGAGCTAAAACTTGTGGCGGATACCTGGGCTCGTTAGGGCATGAAGGGCAGGATGCTGCCACCTACTTTAACTGGGGCGTAGATTATCTAAAATACGACCTGTGCAGCTACTCCGACCAAACAGCGGGAGATACAACGCTTTTCGCCCAGCAAAAGCCATACATGGTCATGCGCGATGAACTGTCAAAACAACCACGGGATATTATTTACAGCATTTGCCAGTACGGTATCAAAGACGTTTGGAAATGGGGCGCGCAACTGAACGGTAACCTATGGCGTACAACCGAGGATATTACCGATACATGGGAAAGCCTTTACGGCATCGGCTTTAGCCAAACCAATAATGCAGCCTATGCGGGGCCTGGAGGCTGGAACGACCCGGATATGCTTATTTTAGGCAGGGTAGGCTGGGGCGAAAACCTGCACCAAACCAATCTGACACCTTATGAGCAGTATACCCACATGAGCCTGTGGAGCCTTTTATCGGCACCGCTGCTTATTGGTTGTGATATGGATAAGCTTGATGATTTTACCCTCAACCTGTTAAAAAACCGTGAAGTAATTGCGATTGATCAGGATGTAGCAGGCAAGCAGGCCGAGCGGATGATCAATGATAAGCAAATCCAGGTTTGGGTTAAACAGCTGGCAGATGGCAGCAAAGCGATAGGCATTTTTAATCTTGGTGAAAAATATGCAAAGTATGATCTGCAGTTTAAAAGTATAAAACTGAGTAAGGCCAAAACAGTACGTGATATCTGGCAGCAAAAAGATCTCGCAAAAAATGCCTCTTCAGTTTCGTGTAACATCCCGCCGCATGGTGTAAGGTTTTATAAACTGATGTAA